The region CTTTGCTTTTATCTTCTAACCAAAAAGCTAAGTTACTTGTCTTATATCCAAAAATCTTATCTTTAGCAAAAATTGTTTTGTGAACAGGGATTCCATTTAAAAGATGAATCCCATTAAGAGTAGTTCTGCCACCTTCAATAAATGCTGGTACATGAAAAGTTGCATCGAAAGGGCCAAGTTCTTCATGTATGACTTTTGGTTCTAAATATCCATGCCCTCTTAACGTTGAGTCTCCCCTACTTATAAAAAAAATATCTTTATATCTTAAAGCATTCTCTTTGATTACCTGTTTAAGCACTTTGCAAATCTCTCTGAGTCTTTCCTCTGCCATCTCAGGAGATAACGATCTCGTATTAGTTAATAAAAAAAGCAATGGCGAAGAATCTTGAAGACCTTTTCTCACCATTTCTTTATCCCAACGAAGCAATAAAGGACATCCGTAAACAGTCTGCGAGCCAGTGGGATCATCGTCAAACACAACAATCTTAATCATCAAACTATAAGCTCGCTCTCAATGAGGCAAAGCCAATCTATTTCCAACTTTCAGGAATAGTTATAAAAGAATTATTTAAACTTTTTACTGAATCGCACCCTAATAATTTCATCGTACGTAAAACATCAGTTTTAATAATTTCAATTGCCCTCGCAACACCTGGCCCGCCAGCAGCGGCTAACCCATAAGCATATGCCCTACCAATCAACACTCCCTTAGCTCCAAGACATAAGGCTTTAATAACATCGCCCCCACGTCTAATACCTCCATCTAACAAAACATCTATTTTCCCATTTACAGCTTTTACAACCTCAGGTAAAACACGAATAGTGGGAGCAACGCTATCTAATTGGCGTGCTCCATGATTAGATACAACAATTGCATCAACGCCTAAAGCAAGGGCCTTACGAGCATCATCTCCAATATGAACACCTTTAACAACAATCTTGCCACCCCAAGCTTCTCTAATCCATTTGAGATCTTCCCAAGTCACAACGGATGCCTCTAAGGCAGGGCCAATTTCGGTATAGCCCATGGGCCCATCTTCAAGTTCAACATTTGGAAAGCTCATTAAGCCACCATCCCCCAACCACTGAGTCATCCAGCAGGGTTTAACAACCATTTGAGAAAGATAAGGAAGCATTTTGATTGGATTTCTAGAAAGCAACTCTTTAGTCCCATTAAGCAAATCACGTTCTCTTAATCCTGAAACAGGGGTATCAATCGTCACAACTATTGCGGAAAAGCCTGCCAACTTCGCTCGCTGAATTGTTTTCAAGGCGACATCACGGCCACCAAGCAAATACAACTGATACCACGCAGGAGAGTTAGTTGCTTCCTTCACATCTTCTAATCTGCAACCAGACAAAGTGGATAGTGTATAACCTGTTCCTGCCTTCCCTGCTTCTCTAGCTGCTACAACTTCTCCTTTTGGGTAAAACAAACGACTGCTACCTACCGGCGCAAGCATAAAGGGAAGCTGAAACTCTTGATCAAGAACTGAAGTAGTTAAATTGCAAGTTGGTGTTGCAACAGCACATCTTGGACGAAAAAATATTTCATTAAATGCTGCGCAATTTTGAGATAAGGTTTGCTCTCTATCAGCACCACTATCTATATAGTCAAAAACCATTCTAGGAAGCCTTTTCTCCGCCAATAAGCGTAGATCGCTAATATTTACAACTGCCGGTGATGAAACATTAGCGCCCATATCAAAAGCTATGATGTATAAAAAATATTCTAAGATATAACGTGGCAGTAAAGAAAAAGAAATCGATTAAGTGAATAATTTGAGTAATAAGTGTAATTACTACAATTTTTATTCAACTTATTGGTAATTTTTTCTCTTAGACATTTTGCCTATACCTGAGTTAAAAGTATTAGTAGGATCAAGTTCTCTATAAAAAACTTCTAATGATTTTTCAGCCTTATATAAATGACCAACATTATGTTCGGCAGGATATTTTGCATTTATTGAATCCAAGAATTTCAGTATTTTTTCTTTTAATAATTTTGAATCGACTCCTTTTTTAACGACAAAATCTAAGTGGAATACCATGCAAAGAAAATGCGCCATCTCAAATGAATCTGACATTTCATTAAGAATATCCTGAGGTAATAATTGATCCCAATCTTTAAAGTTACGTGGAAATGCAATATCTAAAGGTAGTAGATCTCCTGCTAAGTCCGGATTAAGTATTTTATATCTAGCAGGAGCTGCTCCTGCAACATATCTATGCAATAATGCATCTTTGCCTTCACTCTCTGTACATTCTATATATTCAAAATCTTCACTTTTTTCTGTTTCAATATCTAATAATAGTTTCATTTCTTCAATAGAGTTATTACTAGCCAAGAGCAACATATAATAATTAAATTTCTTGCGGAAAGATAGTAGCCTTATTGGCAGGTGGTTAGGAAGAATATCTGCTATAAATTGCATCAATCTATCTGAAATATTTTCTGGTAGAAAAGTTACTTGTCCTGTTAACTGATCTATATATCGTTTGGCTTCTAAAAGTTTAGGTAAATACTTAGTTCCAAAATATTTTAGAAACAAAAAAGTGTCTTTACAATACTTAGCAGATCCATCAAAGTAACTAAAGTGCATATATTCTCCCATGTCAGGCAAAGAATTCATATTTGTCAATATTTTCTCTCTTAAATGCGTCAAATGTTCGGCATTATTTGTACCAACAAAGAAAACTTTTTCTCTTTCAGGAAGTGGAAAAGTGTCAAGTCTTACAGCAAAAACAGCGATTTTTCCTGCACATCCACTTGATTCAAACAGGCGTCTTGAATCTGAATTAAATCTAGCTGGTGAACTGGCATTAATATCTCTTACACGAAATTGGTATTCCTTATCAGATGCTAAAGATTCTGTATCAGGAACGTTCTGAATATTAAAATTAATAGCCTGTAAATTTGTAAAAATTGATCTGGGAGATTTACCTAGATTTATGCCTAAATGATTCACTAATTCTAACTTTCCTAACTCATTTAATCTTGCATAAAGCGAAAGCTCGGTATAAGCAGGTCCTCGATTAACCAAATTTCCTCCTGAATTATTGCATACTCCACCAATAACTGATGCGCCAATGCAGGAGGATCCAATTACTGAATGCGGTCCTCGACGAAATGGCAATAATTTTTCTTCTAGATCATATAAAGTAGTACCTGGCAATGCGATTACTTGAGAAGCAGAATTAATTAAAATTAATTGTTTAATATGAAGACAGTTTATTATAACTATCTCTCGATCATAATTATTTCCATCTGGTGTGGAACCTCCTGTTAAACCAGTATTAGCAGCTTGCATAATAATAATTTTTTCATGCCGAATACATTCTTCCAAAACCTGCCAAAGTTGAAATAAATCATTAGGGAAAACAACCATAGCAACAACTCCGCCTCCAACTCTTATCCCAGTGCTATAAAATAGGGTTTTATTCTTATCAAGTAAAATATTTTTTCTGCCAGCAATAGAAATTATTTTACTATTAAAATCTGATTGAGAAGTATTATTCATATTGAAATCAAATGCTAATTTTGATCATGATAAAAATAATCATCACTAGATAAATAAATCTCTATTAATTATTTGAAGTAAAATAAACAATCTAAATGAAAAAATTAATACATTCATGCAATTTATTGTGAAACTAAAAAAGTGCAAATCAATTCTTTATATTCTCTTGGATTAAGAAATAATGTTTGTTCACCACTATTTAAAGAGTTTCTTGGACTAGTCCAGGGTTCCAGGCAAACCATATTTCTAGGTGGATCAGTCCAAACAACTACATTATTAAAAGGGTAAAGATATTTCATTTCTATAGTTGTCCCTGTTAATAAATCTTTTAAGTAAAAAGGTCCTTTTCCATTGCTAAGAAAATCAACTCCTTCTGATAGTTTTTCTATTTGTTTAGATGTCAGAGATTCTTCTTTTTGCAGATGATTAAAACAAATATCAGGCAATCCTGCTATCGATACTTCTGTCAAATCTGTTACTTTAAAATAAGGGTGGATACCAAAACTAAAGGGCATATTCTCTTCACCTCGGTTATGAACAATACTCTTGATTTCCAAAGTATTTTTAGAAGGCCTTACCTCAATCGCAAGTGAAAAAAAATATGGATATGACGCAATGGTTTGTGGAGAATCATTCATGGTCAAGGAAAAGCCTTTGTGATCATTCAGCAAATTAATTTCCCAAATTGCATCTCTAGCAAAGCCATGTTGATTAAGCGAAAACTCACCCTGAGGCAACCGCAAAATACTTCTAGGCAAATCCCCACAAATAGGAAATAAAATGGGCATACCTCCTCTTACACTCTTAACTGTTTGTTGAAAACGATCTAGATCAAAATATAAAACTTCCCTTCCATTGGAAAGCCATTCTGTGATCAAGCCTCCTCTTTCAGGGACTATTCTTAAGCGGCATTGATTGTTCTCATCAGAGTATTCCCAATGAGAATAAGGCTCATTTCTTTCTGTTAATTGTACAGACATTTTACGACAATTCTCTTTAAAGAGTTTTCAACCACTCTAAAAGTGCTGTGTTCACCTTCTCTGGCACTTCATCGTGAGGACAATGACCTGCGTCCAATATGACTTCTTTTGTGGAAGCAGGAGTGAATCGAGAATACATTGCTCTTTTACTTGGAGCATTCATCCAAGGATCTTGATTACCCCAAACCAGAAGCAGAGGAGAACTTAATTGAGCAAATAATTCATCTAAAGGCCTTCCTTGAGGGCCAGCAGGTTCGAATACACTTCTAAAAACACCAAAGGCTCCTTTATCAAGAGATGGTCTTCGAATCGACTCGACAAGATCATCGTCAACATTACTACTATCGATATAAACCTGATTCAATGTCCTTCGAATAGTTGAAGGTTGTCTAAGGTTTTCAAAAAGTATTCTTTGGAAAAGGGCATTTTTTAAAAAAATGTCTGCAAATGTTTTTCTAGCAGTAGACCAAAATCCTTTAACAGTGACTTTCTCTTCACTAAATCTGCCTGCAGCATTCAACAAAACAACACCTGCAGCTTCATCTCCTAAGGCACAGCCTGCAGCTAAAGCTGCAT is a window of Prochlorococcus marinus subsp. marinus str. CCMP1375 DNA encoding:
- a CDS encoding alpha-hydroxy acid oxidase — translated: MGANVSSPAVVNISDLRLLAEKRLPRMVFDYIDSGADREQTLSQNCAAFNEIFFRPRCAVATPTCNLTTSVLDQEFQLPFMLAPVGSSRLFYPKGEVVAAREAGKAGTGYTLSTLSGCRLEDVKEATNSPAWYQLYLLGGRDVALKTIQRAKLAGFSAIVVTIDTPVSGLRERDLLNGTKELLSRNPIKMLPYLSQMVVKPCWMTQWLGDGGLMSFPNVELEDGPMGYTEIGPALEASVVTWEDLKWIREAWGGKIVVKGVHIGDDARKALALGVDAIVVSNHGARQLDSVAPTIRVLPEVVKAVNGKIDVLLDGGIRRGGDVIKALCLGAKGVLIGRAYAYGLAAAGGPGVARAIEIIKTDVLRTMKLLGCDSVKSLNNSFITIPESWK
- a CDS encoding galactose mutarotase, with the protein product MSVQLTERNEPYSHWEYSDENNQCRLRIVPERGGLITEWLSNGREVLYFDLDRFQQTVKSVRGGMPILFPICGDLPRSILRLPQGEFSLNQHGFARDAIWEINLLNDHKGFSLTMNDSPQTIASYPYFFSLAIEVRPSKNTLEIKSIVHNRGEENMPFSFGIHPYFKVTDLTEVSIAGLPDICFNHLQKEESLTSKQIEKLSEGVDFLSNGKGPFYLKDLLTGTTIEMKYLYPFNNVVVWTDPPRNMVCLEPWTSPRNSLNSGEQTLFLNPREYKELICTFLVSQ
- the dld gene encoding D-lactate dehydrogenase, giving the protein MNNTSQSDFNSKIISIAGRKNILLDKNKTLFYSTGIRVGGGVVAMVVFPNDLFQLWQVLEECIRHEKIIIMQAANTGLTGGSTPDGNNYDREIVIINCLHIKQLILINSASQVIALPGTTLYDLEEKLLPFRRGPHSVIGSSCIGASVIGGVCNNSGGNLVNRGPAYTELSLYARLNELGKLELVNHLGINLGKSPRSIFTNLQAINFNIQNVPDTESLASDKEYQFRVRDINASSPARFNSDSRRLFESSGCAGKIAVFAVRLDTFPLPEREKVFFVGTNNAEHLTHLREKILTNMNSLPDMGEYMHFSYFDGSAKYCKDTFLFLKYFGTKYLPKLLEAKRYIDQLTGQVTFLPENISDRLMQFIADILPNHLPIRLLSFRKKFNYYMLLLASNNSIEEMKLLLDIETEKSEDFEYIECTESEGKDALLHRYVAGAAPARYKILNPDLAGDLLPLDIAFPRNFKDWDQLLPQDILNEMSDSFEMAHFLCMVFHLDFVVKKGVDSKLLKEKILKFLDSINAKYPAEHNVGHLYKAEKSLEVFYRELDPTNTFNSGIGKMSKRKNYQ
- a CDS encoding alpha/beta fold hydrolase, which encodes MGHSVYCCSNSPDLSREALIKSPAVLLIHGFGASTDHWRHNLPVISTFCEVHAIDLLGFGRSSKPAGLEYGGPLWKDQVSAYVKEKIGRPTVLVGNSLGGYAALAAGCALGDEAAGVVLLNAAGRFSEEKVTVKGFWSTARKTFADIFLKNALFQRILFENLRQPSTIRRTLNQVYIDSSNVDDDLVESIRRPSLDKGAFGVFRSVFEPAGPQGRPLDELFAQLSSPLLLVWGNQDPWMNAPSKRAMYSRFTPASTKEVILDAGHCPHDEVPEKVNTALLEWLKTL